The Juglans regia cultivar Chandler chromosome 2, Walnut 2.0, whole genome shotgun sequence genome includes a window with the following:
- the LOC108979799 gene encoding embryogenesis-associated protein EMB8-like isoform X2: MARAPPLTPCRHLHPRPITAKPTQLLSPITITTPRKISSVHVSSTTSDTMTSRGYIHPSLEIVGGGRHRDSILQDLKTLALPYNPFPVIGWNGHVETLFAAFFRSVPDVRLRRECLRTEDNGTVALDWVSGDDRYLPRDSPILILLPGLAGGSGDAYVRHMLVRARSKGWRVVVFNSRGCGNSPVTTPQFYSSSFLGDMREVVEHVATRFPKANLYAVGWSLGANILVQYLGQESHTCRLSGAVSLCNPFNGLLTDQNLRKGFNIVYDKALARARREIFKKHALLFEDMGGEYNIPLAANAKTLREFDEGLTRVSFGFKSVDDYYYNSSSSDSIEHVRIPLLCIQENPNCLLIITPKGGHLGWVAGVEALRGAPWTDPVVMDYLEHLERGASKGLASCSNSVCEQQYAEPEGLLSLEVL; encoded by the exons ATGGCGAGAGCTCCCCCTCTCACCCCCTGCCGCCACCTCCATCCTCGACCAATCACAGCCAAACCAACCCAACTACTCTCCCCAATTACAATAACCACTCCTCGCAAAATCTCCTCCGTTCACGTCAGCAGCACCACCTCCGACACCATGACTAGTCGCGGGTACATTCATCCGTCTCTCGAGATCGTCGGCGGTGGCCGACATCGCGACTCGATACTCCAGGATCTGAAGACCCTGGCCCTTCCGTACAATCCGTTTCCTGTGATCGGATGGAACGGCCACGTGGAGACCCTCTTCGCTGCCTTCTTTCGGTCCGTCCCTGACGTAAGGCTCCGCCGTGAGTGCCTCCGTACCGAAGATAACGGGACCGTCGCCCTCGATTGGGTGTCCGGTGACGATCGTTACTTGCCGCGTGACTCTCCGATCCTCATTTTGCTG CCAGGTTTAGCCGGAGGGAGTGGGGACGCGTACGTTAGGCACATGTTGGTTAGAGCCAGAAGCAAAGGTTGGCGTGTGGTCGTCTTCAATAGCCGAGGTTGTGGAAATAGCCCTGTCACCACTCCTCAG TTCTATTCATCTTCGTTTTTAGGAGATATGCGTGAAGTAGTGGAGCATGTTGCCACTCGATTTCCAAAAGCTAATTTATATGCTGTTGGTTGGTCGCTTGGGGCCAACATTCTTGTTCAATATTTGGGTCAG GAATCTCATACTTGCCGCCTTTCTGGTGCCGTATCATTGTGTAATCCTTTCAATGGTCTCCTTACAGATCAGAACCTTCGTAAGGGCTTTAACATTGTCTATGACAAAGCTCTTGCACGTGCTCGCCGTGAAATTTTTAAGAA GCATGCTCTTCTCTTTGAAGACATGGGTGGTGAATATAATATCCCATTGGCTGCCAATGCGAAGACTCTTAGGGAGTTTGACGAAGGACTAACTCGTG TTTCATTTGGTTTCAAGTCAGTGGATGACTACTACTACAATTCTAGCAGTTCAGACTCAATAGAACATGTTCGCATACCTTTGCTCTGTATCCAG GAAAATCCAAACTGTTTGTTGATTATTACACCCAAAGGTGGCCATCTGGGGTGGGTTGCGGGTGTTGAAGCTCTGCGCGGGGCTCCTTGGACTGATCCTGTTGTGATGGATTACCTAGAGCATCTAGAGAGAGGAGCATCCAAAGGCCTTGCATCTTGTAGTAATTCAGTTTGTGAGCAGCAATATGCTGAGCCTGAGGGATTGCTAAGCCTAGAAGTACTGTAG
- the LOC108979798 gene encoding embryogenesis-associated protein EMB8-like isoform X2: MARAPPLSPLYHLRPITFVPTQLLFPSPIRTKPRSISGIHVSSAATDAMPSHPEHHPSLEIIAGGGVGARDSVLLALKTLTRPYTPFPMIGWNRHMETIFASFFRSLPDVRLRRECLRTQDNGCVALDWVSGDHRHLPPESPLLILLPGLTGGSGDSYVRHMLVRARSKGWRVVVFNSRGCGDSPVTTPQEICVKWWSMLLLGTQKLIYMLLAGLLEQTFLFDIWVRHALLFEDMGGEYNIPLAANAKSVRDFDEGLTRVSFGFKSVDDYYSNSSSSDSIKHVRIPLLCIQAANDPIAPSRGIPREDIKENPNCLLIVTPQGGHLGWVAGVGAPLGAPWTDPVVMDFLEHLERGVSKGLASSVDLQQTSDVQKAFTG; encoded by the exons ATGGCGAGAGCCCCACCTCTCAGCCCCTTGTACCACCTTCGACCAATCACGTTCGTACCAACTCAATTACTTTTCCCTTCCCCGATAAGAACCAAACCTCGCAGTATCTCCGGCATACACGTCAGCTCCGCCGCCACCGACGCAATGCCCAGTCACCCTGAGCATCACCCGTCGCTCGAAATCATCGCCGGCGGCGGTGTTGGAGCTCGCGACTCGGTCCTCCTGGCTCTCAAGACCCTGACCCGTCCGTACACCCCGTTTCCAATGATCGGATGGAACCGCCACATGGAGACCATCTTCGCCTCGTTCTTCAGGTCTCTCCCCGACGTCAGGCTCCGACGGGAGTGCCTCCGCACCCAAGATAACGGCTGCGTCGCGCTCGATTGGGTCTCCGGCGACCACCGTCATCTGCCGCCTGAGTCTCCACTCCTCATTTTGCTG CCAGGTTTAACAGGAGGGAGCGGGGACTCGTATGTGAGGCATATGTTAGTTCGAGCCAGAAGTAAAGGCTGGCGTGTGGTCGTCTTTAATAGCCGAGGTTGTGGCGATAGCCCTGTCACTACTCCTCAG GAGATATGCGTGAAGTGGTGGAGCATGTTGCTGCTCGGTACCCAAAAGCTAATTTATATGCTGTTGGCTGGTCTCTTGGAGCAAACATTCTTGTTCGATATTTGGGTCAG GCATGCTCTTCTATTTGAGGACATGGGTGGTGAATATAATATCCCATTGGCTGCCAATGCAAAGTCTGTTCGGGATTTTGATGAAGGACTAACCCGTG TTTCATTTGGTTTCAAGTCAGTGGATGACTACTACTCCAATTCAAGTAGTTCAGACTCAATAAAGCATGTTCGCATACCTTTGCTTTGCATTCAG GCAGCAAATGATCCAATTGCTCCATCAAGGGGAATTCCCCGTGAAGATATTAAG GAAAATCCAAACTGTTTGTTGATAGTGACGCCCCAGGGTGGCCATCTAGGATGGGTCGCTGGTGTGGGAGCTCCGCTTGGGGCTCCTTGGACTGATCCTGTCGTAATGGATTTCCTTGAGCATTTAGAGAGAGGAGTATCTAAAGGCCTTGCATCTTCAGTAGATTTGCAGCAAACTAGCGATGTACAGAAGGCTTTCACAGGCTAG
- the LOC108979799 gene encoding embryogenesis-associated protein EMB8-like isoform X4 — protein sequence MLVRARSKGWRVVVFNSRGCGNSPVTTPQFYSSSFLGDMREVVEHVATRFPKANLYAVGWSLGANILVQYLGQESHTCRLSGAVSLCNPFNGLLTDQNLRKGFNIVYDKALARARREIFKKHALLFEDMGGEYNIPLAANAKTLREFDEGLTRVSFGFKSVDDYYYNSSSSDSIEHVRIPLLCIQAANDPICPSVGIPREEIKENPNCLLIITPKGGHLGWVAGVEALRGAPWTDPVVMDYLEHLERGASKGLASCSNSVCEQQYAEPEGLLSLEVL from the exons ATGTTGGTTAGAGCCAGAAGCAAAGGTTGGCGTGTGGTCGTCTTCAATAGCCGAGGTTGTGGAAATAGCCCTGTCACCACTCCTCAG TTCTATTCATCTTCGTTTTTAGGAGATATGCGTGAAGTAGTGGAGCATGTTGCCACTCGATTTCCAAAAGCTAATTTATATGCTGTTGGTTGGTCGCTTGGGGCCAACATTCTTGTTCAATATTTGGGTCAG GAATCTCATACTTGCCGCCTTTCTGGTGCCGTATCATTGTGTAATCCTTTCAATGGTCTCCTTACAGATCAGAACCTTCGTAAGGGCTTTAACATTGTCTATGACAAAGCTCTTGCACGTGCTCGCCGTGAAATTTTTAAGAA GCATGCTCTTCTCTTTGAAGACATGGGTGGTGAATATAATATCCCATTGGCTGCCAATGCGAAGACTCTTAGGGAGTTTGACGAAGGACTAACTCGTG TTTCATTTGGTTTCAAGTCAGTGGATGACTACTACTACAATTCTAGCAGTTCAGACTCAATAGAACATGTTCGCATACCTTTGCTCTGTATCCAG GCGGCAAATGATCCGATTTGTCCATCTGTGGGAATTCCTCGGGAAGAAATAAAG GAAAATCCAAACTGTTTGTTGATTATTACACCCAAAGGTGGCCATCTGGGGTGGGTTGCGGGTGTTGAAGCTCTGCGCGGGGCTCCTTGGACTGATCCTGTTGTGATGGATTACCTAGAGCATCTAGAGAGAGGAGCATCCAAAGGCCTTGCATCTTGTAGTAATTCAGTTTGTGAGCAGCAATATGCTGAGCCTGAGGGATTGCTAAGCCTAGAAGTACTGTAG
- the LOC109021701 gene encoding uncharacterized protein LOC109021701 — translation MASGGTARDQDERAGAEIVHGSEECYRHSVELLAELGFPRGVLPLQDLEECGRVRETGFVWMKQKAPSEHFFTGTNSRVSYATEVTAYVEKLKMKKMTGIKSKQVFLWVPITEMSMEDAASKKIYFKTPMGIGKSFPITAFMTEEEKAEVYGEGK, via the coding sequence ATGGCAAGCGGCGGCACAGCACGGGATCAGGACGAGCGCGCCGGGGCGGAGATTGTGCATGGGTCGGAAGAGTGCTACCGCCACTCGGTCGAGCTCTTGGCAGAGCTAGGGTTCCCCAGAGGCGTTTTACCGCTGCAGGACCTCGAAGAGTGCGGAAGAGTTCGAGAAACGGGGTTCGTCTGGATGAAACAGAAGGCCCCGTCCGAGCATTTCTTTACTGGGACTAACAGCCGAGTGAGCTATGCCACAGAGGTGACTGCGTACGTGGAGaagttgaagatgaagaagatgaccGGAATCAAGAGCAAGCAGGTATTTTTGTGGGTGCCCATTACTGAGATGAGCATGGAAGATGCAGCAAGCAAGAAGATCTATTTCAAAACACCAATGGGGATTGGCAAGTCTTTTCCCATTACAGCCTTCATGACTGAGGAAGAGAAAGCAGAAGTATATGGAGAAGGCAAATAG
- the LOC108979798 gene encoding embryogenesis-associated protein EMB8-like isoform X1, whose translation MARAPPLSPLYHLRPITFVPTQLLFPSPIRTKPRSISGIHVSSAATDAMPSHPEHHPSLEIIAGGGVGARDSVLLALKTLTRPYTPFPMIGWNRHMETIFASFFRSLPDVRLRRECLRTQDNGCVALDWVSGDHRHLPPESPLLILLPGLTGGSGDSYVRHMLVRARSKGWRVVVFNSRGCGDSPVTTPQFYSASFLGDMREVVEHVAARYPKANLYAVGWSLGANILVRYLGQESHTCHLSGAVSLCNPFNLVIADEDFHKGFNNVYDKALASSLCKIFKKHALLFEDMGGEYNIPLAANAKSVRDFDEGLTRVSFGFKSVDDYYSNSSSSDSIKHVRIPLLCIQAANDPIAPSRGIPREDIKENPNCLLIVTPQGGHLGWVAGVGAPLGAPWTDPVVMDFLEHLERGVSKGLASSVDLQQTSDVQKAFTG comes from the exons ATGGCGAGAGCCCCACCTCTCAGCCCCTTGTACCACCTTCGACCAATCACGTTCGTACCAACTCAATTACTTTTCCCTTCCCCGATAAGAACCAAACCTCGCAGTATCTCCGGCATACACGTCAGCTCCGCCGCCACCGACGCAATGCCCAGTCACCCTGAGCATCACCCGTCGCTCGAAATCATCGCCGGCGGCGGTGTTGGAGCTCGCGACTCGGTCCTCCTGGCTCTCAAGACCCTGACCCGTCCGTACACCCCGTTTCCAATGATCGGATGGAACCGCCACATGGAGACCATCTTCGCCTCGTTCTTCAGGTCTCTCCCCGACGTCAGGCTCCGACGGGAGTGCCTCCGCACCCAAGATAACGGCTGCGTCGCGCTCGATTGGGTCTCCGGCGACCACCGTCATCTGCCGCCTGAGTCTCCACTCCTCATTTTGCTG CCAGGTTTAACAGGAGGGAGCGGGGACTCGTATGTGAGGCATATGTTAGTTCGAGCCAGAAGTAAAGGCTGGCGTGTGGTCGTCTTTAATAGCCGAGGTTGTGGCGATAGCCCTGTCACTACTCCTCAG TTCTATTCGGCTTCGTTTTTAGGAGATATGCGTGAAGTGGTGGAGCATGTTGCTGCTCGGTACCCAAAAGCTAATTTATATGCTGTTGGCTGGTCTCTTGGAGCAAACATTCTTGTTCGATATTTGGGTCAG GAATCTCATACTTGCCATCTTTCTGGTGCTGTGTCACTGTGTAATCCTTTCAATTTGGTCATAGCAGACGAGGACTTTCATAAGGGCTTTAACAATGTCTATGACAAAGCTCTTGCAAGTTCTCTctgcaaaattttcaaaaa GCATGCTCTTCTATTTGAGGACATGGGTGGTGAATATAATATCCCATTGGCTGCCAATGCAAAGTCTGTTCGGGATTTTGATGAAGGACTAACCCGTG TTTCATTTGGTTTCAAGTCAGTGGATGACTACTACTCCAATTCAAGTAGTTCAGACTCAATAAAGCATGTTCGCATACCTTTGCTTTGCATTCAG GCAGCAAATGATCCAATTGCTCCATCAAGGGGAATTCCCCGTGAAGATATTAAG GAAAATCCAAACTGTTTGTTGATAGTGACGCCCCAGGGTGGCCATCTAGGATGGGTCGCTGGTGTGGGAGCTCCGCTTGGGGCTCCTTGGACTGATCCTGTCGTAATGGATTTCCTTGAGCATTTAGAGAGAGGAGTATCTAAAGGCCTTGCATCTTCAGTAGATTTGCAGCAAACTAGCGATGTACAGAAGGCTTTCACAGGCTAG
- the LOC109016663 gene encoding methionine gamma-lyase-like: MAETKIPGLAISDKKRAGSDDFDGDNIISAKKQMLSAASTWDDPAAALAAARHEFGEHGGVNMSIEASATFTVMEPETLSRMFTGELGPDRDFFIYSRHFNPTVLNLSRQMAALEGTEAAYCTSSGMAAISSVLLQLLSSGGHVVASTVLYGGTHALLTHFLPRACNIKTTFVDMNNLESVSNAIVQGRTKVLYFESISNPTLSVANIPELSRIAHEKGVKVVVDNTFAPMVVSPARLGADVVIHSITKFISGGADIIAGAVCGPASLVNSMMDLHQGTLMLLGPTMNPKIAFELSERIPHLSLRMKEHCHRALVFATRMKKLGLKVIYPGLEDHPHHTLLKSFANKDYGYGGILCIDMETEERANRLMHHLQNSTQFGFLAVSLGYYETLMSCSGSSTSSEMNDEEKALARISPGLVRMSVGYLGTLEQRWSQLEKAISRIQDSGSLNKY, translated from the exons ATGGCTGAAACCAAAATCCCAGGCTTGGCCATCTCCGACAAGAAACGTGCCGGGTCCGATGACTTCGATGGCGACAATATCATCAGCGCGAAGAAACAAATGCTGTCTGCGGCATCTACGTGGGATGACCCGGCAGCTGCGTTAGCTGCTGCTCGCCACGAATTCGGCGAGCATGGAGGCGTGAACATGTCCATCGAGGCCTCGGCTACCTTCACTGTGATGGAGCCCGAGACCCTGAGCCGTATGTTCACAGGGGAGCTAGGCCCCGACCGCGACTTCTTCATCTACAGCCGTCACTTCAACCCGACTGTGTTGAATCTTAGCCGTCAGATGGCGGCTTTGGAAGGCACTGAAGCCGCCTATTGCACCTCCAGCGGCATGGCCGCGATATCCTCTGTACTCCTCCAACTCCTCAGCAGTGGAGGCCACGTCGTCGCCTCCACGGTCCTCTACGGCGGGACCCACGCCCTGCTGACCCACTTCCTCCCCAGGGCGTGCAACATTAAGACAACGTTCGTGGACATGAACAATTTGGAATCGGTGAGCAACGCCATCGTCCAAGGCCGAACCAAGGTGCTGTACTTCGAGTCCATCTCGAACCCCACGCTGAGTGTGGCTAACATACCCGAGCTGAGCCGTATAGCACACGAGAAGGGAGTCAAGGTCGTTGTCGACAACACCTTCGCTCCCATGGTGGTCTCGCCTGCTCGGCTCGGCGCCGACGTCGTGATTCACAGTATCACCAAATTCATAAGCGGTGGGGCCGACATTATTGCAG GAGCTGTGTGTGGGCCTGCAAGTCTTGTGAACTCCATGATGGACCTCCACCAAGGGACCCTGATGCTTTTGGGGCCTACAATGAACCCCAAAATTGCATTCGAACTATCTGAGAGAATTCCCCACTTGAGCCTAAGAATGAAGGAGCATTGCCACCGAGCACTGGTCTTCGCCACAAGGATGAAGAAGCTGGGCCTTAAGGTCATCTACCCAGGGCTTGAGGACCACCCGCACCACACCCTTTTGAAGTCCTTTGCCAACAAAGACTATGGCTACGGTGGGATTCTTTGCATTGACATGGAGACCGAGGAAAGGGCTAACAGGCTGATGCACCACTTGCAAAATAGCACCCAGTTTGGGTTCCTGGCAGTTAGCCTGGGATATTATGAGACCCTTATGTCCTGCTCAGGCAGTAGCACCAGCAGTGAGATGAATGATGAGGAGAAGGCGCTGGCCCGAATTTCACCAGGGTTGGTGAGGATGTCAGTCGGATACCTTGGGACATTGGAGCAGAGGTGGAGCCAACTCGAGAAGGCGATTTCCAGAATACAGGACTCAGGTTCCTTGAACAAATACTGA
- the LOC108979798 gene encoding embryogenesis-associated protein EMB8-like isoform X3: MARAPPLSPLYHLRPITFVPTQLLFPSPIRTKPRSISGIHVSSAATDAMPSHPEHHPSLEIIAGGGVGARDSVLLALKTLTRPYTPFPMIGWNRHMETIFASFFRSLPDVRLRRECLRTQDNGCVALDWVSGDHRHLPPESPLLILLPGLTGGSGDSYVRHMLVRARSKGWRVVVFNSRGCGDSPVTTPQFYSASFLGDMREVVEHVAARYPKANLYAVGWSLGANILVRYLGQESHTCHLSGAVSLCNPFNLVIADEDFHKGFNNVYDKALASSLCKIFKKHALLFEDMGGEYNIPLAANAKSVRDFDEGLTRVSFGFKSVDDYYSNSSSSDSIKHVRIPLLCIQVWISEA; encoded by the exons ATGGCGAGAGCCCCACCTCTCAGCCCCTTGTACCACCTTCGACCAATCACGTTCGTACCAACTCAATTACTTTTCCCTTCCCCGATAAGAACCAAACCTCGCAGTATCTCCGGCATACACGTCAGCTCCGCCGCCACCGACGCAATGCCCAGTCACCCTGAGCATCACCCGTCGCTCGAAATCATCGCCGGCGGCGGTGTTGGAGCTCGCGACTCGGTCCTCCTGGCTCTCAAGACCCTGACCCGTCCGTACACCCCGTTTCCAATGATCGGATGGAACCGCCACATGGAGACCATCTTCGCCTCGTTCTTCAGGTCTCTCCCCGACGTCAGGCTCCGACGGGAGTGCCTCCGCACCCAAGATAACGGCTGCGTCGCGCTCGATTGGGTCTCCGGCGACCACCGTCATCTGCCGCCTGAGTCTCCACTCCTCATTTTGCTG CCAGGTTTAACAGGAGGGAGCGGGGACTCGTATGTGAGGCATATGTTAGTTCGAGCCAGAAGTAAAGGCTGGCGTGTGGTCGTCTTTAATAGCCGAGGTTGTGGCGATAGCCCTGTCACTACTCCTCAG TTCTATTCGGCTTCGTTTTTAGGAGATATGCGTGAAGTGGTGGAGCATGTTGCTGCTCGGTACCCAAAAGCTAATTTATATGCTGTTGGCTGGTCTCTTGGAGCAAACATTCTTGTTCGATATTTGGGTCAG GAATCTCATACTTGCCATCTTTCTGGTGCTGTGTCACTGTGTAATCCTTTCAATTTGGTCATAGCAGACGAGGACTTTCATAAGGGCTTTAACAATGTCTATGACAAAGCTCTTGCAAGTTCTCTctgcaaaattttcaaaaa GCATGCTCTTCTATTTGAGGACATGGGTGGTGAATATAATATCCCATTGGCTGCCAATGCAAAGTCTGTTCGGGATTTTGATGAAGGACTAACCCGTG TTTCATTTGGTTTCAAGTCAGTGGATGACTACTACTCCAATTCAAGTAGTTCAGACTCAATAAAGCATGTTCGCATACCTTTGCTTTGCATTCAG GTTTGGATTTCTGAGGCATGA
- the LOC108979799 gene encoding embryogenesis-associated protein EMB8-like isoform X3: MARAPPLTPCRHLHPRPITAKPTQLLSPITITTPRKISSVHVSSTTSDTMTSRGYIHPSLEIVGGGRHRDSILQDLKTLALPYNPFPVIGWNGHVETLFAAFFRSVPDVRLRRECLRTEDNGTVALDWVSGDDRYLPRDSPILILLPGLAGGSGDAYVRHMLVRARSKGWRVVVFNSRGCGNSPVTTPQFYSSSFLGDMREVVEHVATRFPKANLYAVGWSLGANILVQYLGQESHTCRLSGAVSLCNPFNGLLTDQNLRKGFNIVYDKALARARREIFKKHALLFEDMGGEYNIPLAANAKTLREFDEGLTRVSFGFKSVDDYYYNSSSSDSIEHVRIPLLCIQNHLVNCSMCYRFTCEWVCRRQMIRFVHLWEFLGKK; encoded by the exons ATGGCGAGAGCTCCCCCTCTCACCCCCTGCCGCCACCTCCATCCTCGACCAATCACAGCCAAACCAACCCAACTACTCTCCCCAATTACAATAACCACTCCTCGCAAAATCTCCTCCGTTCACGTCAGCAGCACCACCTCCGACACCATGACTAGTCGCGGGTACATTCATCCGTCTCTCGAGATCGTCGGCGGTGGCCGACATCGCGACTCGATACTCCAGGATCTGAAGACCCTGGCCCTTCCGTACAATCCGTTTCCTGTGATCGGATGGAACGGCCACGTGGAGACCCTCTTCGCTGCCTTCTTTCGGTCCGTCCCTGACGTAAGGCTCCGCCGTGAGTGCCTCCGTACCGAAGATAACGGGACCGTCGCCCTCGATTGGGTGTCCGGTGACGATCGTTACTTGCCGCGTGACTCTCCGATCCTCATTTTGCTG CCAGGTTTAGCCGGAGGGAGTGGGGACGCGTACGTTAGGCACATGTTGGTTAGAGCCAGAAGCAAAGGTTGGCGTGTGGTCGTCTTCAATAGCCGAGGTTGTGGAAATAGCCCTGTCACCACTCCTCAG TTCTATTCATCTTCGTTTTTAGGAGATATGCGTGAAGTAGTGGAGCATGTTGCCACTCGATTTCCAAAAGCTAATTTATATGCTGTTGGTTGGTCGCTTGGGGCCAACATTCTTGTTCAATATTTGGGTCAG GAATCTCATACTTGCCGCCTTTCTGGTGCCGTATCATTGTGTAATCCTTTCAATGGTCTCCTTACAGATCAGAACCTTCGTAAGGGCTTTAACATTGTCTATGACAAAGCTCTTGCACGTGCTCGCCGTGAAATTTTTAAGAA GCATGCTCTTCTCTTTGAAGACATGGGTGGTGAATATAATATCCCATTGGCTGCCAATGCGAAGACTCTTAGGGAGTTTGACGAAGGACTAACTCGTG TTTCATTTGGTTTCAAGTCAGTGGATGACTACTACTACAATTCTAGCAGTTCAGACTCAATAGAACATGTTCGCATACCTTTGCTCTGTATCCAG AATCATTTGGTGAACTGCAGCATGTGCTATCGATTTACTTGTGAATGGGTTTGCAGGCGGCAAATGATCCGATTTGTCCATCTGTGGGAATTCCTCGGGAAGAAATAA
- the LOC108979799 gene encoding embryogenesis-associated protein EMB8-like isoform X1 — protein sequence MARAPPLTPCRHLHPRPITAKPTQLLSPITITTPRKISSVHVSSTTSDTMTSRGYIHPSLEIVGGGRHRDSILQDLKTLALPYNPFPVIGWNGHVETLFAAFFRSVPDVRLRRECLRTEDNGTVALDWVSGDDRYLPRDSPILILLPGLAGGSGDAYVRHMLVRARSKGWRVVVFNSRGCGNSPVTTPQFYSSSFLGDMREVVEHVATRFPKANLYAVGWSLGANILVQYLGQESHTCRLSGAVSLCNPFNGLLTDQNLRKGFNIVYDKALARARREIFKKHALLFEDMGGEYNIPLAANAKTLREFDEGLTRVSFGFKSVDDYYYNSSSSDSIEHVRIPLLCIQAANDPICPSVGIPREEIKENPNCLLIITPKGGHLGWVAGVEALRGAPWTDPVVMDYLEHLERGASKGLASCSNSVCEQQYAEPEGLLSLEVL from the exons ATGGCGAGAGCTCCCCCTCTCACCCCCTGCCGCCACCTCCATCCTCGACCAATCACAGCCAAACCAACCCAACTACTCTCCCCAATTACAATAACCACTCCTCGCAAAATCTCCTCCGTTCACGTCAGCAGCACCACCTCCGACACCATGACTAGTCGCGGGTACATTCATCCGTCTCTCGAGATCGTCGGCGGTGGCCGACATCGCGACTCGATACTCCAGGATCTGAAGACCCTGGCCCTTCCGTACAATCCGTTTCCTGTGATCGGATGGAACGGCCACGTGGAGACCCTCTTCGCTGCCTTCTTTCGGTCCGTCCCTGACGTAAGGCTCCGCCGTGAGTGCCTCCGTACCGAAGATAACGGGACCGTCGCCCTCGATTGGGTGTCCGGTGACGATCGTTACTTGCCGCGTGACTCTCCGATCCTCATTTTGCTG CCAGGTTTAGCCGGAGGGAGTGGGGACGCGTACGTTAGGCACATGTTGGTTAGAGCCAGAAGCAAAGGTTGGCGTGTGGTCGTCTTCAATAGCCGAGGTTGTGGAAATAGCCCTGTCACCACTCCTCAG TTCTATTCATCTTCGTTTTTAGGAGATATGCGTGAAGTAGTGGAGCATGTTGCCACTCGATTTCCAAAAGCTAATTTATATGCTGTTGGTTGGTCGCTTGGGGCCAACATTCTTGTTCAATATTTGGGTCAG GAATCTCATACTTGCCGCCTTTCTGGTGCCGTATCATTGTGTAATCCTTTCAATGGTCTCCTTACAGATCAGAACCTTCGTAAGGGCTTTAACATTGTCTATGACAAAGCTCTTGCACGTGCTCGCCGTGAAATTTTTAAGAA GCATGCTCTTCTCTTTGAAGACATGGGTGGTGAATATAATATCCCATTGGCTGCCAATGCGAAGACTCTTAGGGAGTTTGACGAAGGACTAACTCGTG TTTCATTTGGTTTCAAGTCAGTGGATGACTACTACTACAATTCTAGCAGTTCAGACTCAATAGAACATGTTCGCATACCTTTGCTCTGTATCCAG GCGGCAAATGATCCGATTTGTCCATCTGTGGGAATTCCTCGGGAAGAAATAAAG GAAAATCCAAACTGTTTGTTGATTATTACACCCAAAGGTGGCCATCTGGGGTGGGTTGCGGGTGTTGAAGCTCTGCGCGGGGCTCCTTGGACTGATCCTGTTGTGATGGATTACCTAGAGCATCTAGAGAGAGGAGCATCCAAAGGCCTTGCATCTTGTAGTAATTCAGTTTGTGAGCAGCAATATGCTGAGCCTGAGGGATTGCTAAGCCTAGAAGTACTGTAG